A segment of the Myxocyprinus asiaticus isolate MX2 ecotype Aquarium Trade chromosome 10, UBuf_Myxa_2, whole genome shotgun sequence genome:
TGAATTGGAAGAATTGGATTGGAACAATTCCATCCTCTTTGGGGTGAGATTGAATACCACCTACTATAGACACCTGGATAAATAATCAGGTTTCACTCCATATTCTTCATATATTGATGTTACCTTTAGGAGCTTTTTCTACCTGATGTTACCTGTAATTGTCTACCTGATCTAattttgtttgtgtaacctaatgtagtcagattcagtcatgtaaaataaataaatggagaaTGTTTGAAGTTCATCTTGTTTATAATCAGTATAATCAATAAGTGTATCAACTAAAACGAttcaatgttaaaggaatattccaggttcaatacaagttaagctcaatcaacagcatttgtggaataatgttgattaccacaaaatataactTCGACTCGtctcttcttttcttaaaaaaaaaaaaagaaaagtaaaaagaaGCAGTTAcaacgaggcacttacaatggaagtgaacggggccaactTTTTGGAAGGTCTAAAAggtaaaaatgtgaagcttataaatttataaaagcacttacatgaattcttcttttaaaacacatgtattatttgagctgtaaagttgtttaaatcatagtttttactgtcattacatcgtcatggcaacgaagttttaCAATTATGGAATGAATTGTGTGCCATTGGGATTTGAACTTGAATTTTAGGACTTGaatttaaacatgtttatttgAACATGAATTAAATCAAACCTGAAATTCAAATGTATGTGGCACGaattcaaaaatttaaattcagattacatttttttttaatgtgtcttgtttcgaaggctgcgtattccgtgtatcattcgttcatttcatattcaattaggaattcaaattcgaaaaaaaaaacgacttatttcattatttgtttacaaaaccaatataaaaaaaaacaaataattatttattatttataaggcTCTCGTTCAGCCATGATACCATGTTGGCACTATTTCACACCTTTCCTTTTCTAACTGTGAACTGCGAGCTacgttgtgattggtcaagaggGAGTTCGATTACATACAGGCTCAACTGCTCTTCCTGAGCACCCCGGATGTCTTCGTCAAATTTACCCGAATCTgaatataaaacctgaatcagtgtATTAAAAATTTTTATCTGAATTCATGCCACGTACATTTGAATTTATCGTCTGAATGTAATTCAAGTTCAAGTGAACATGTTCAAATTCAAGTCCTAAAATTCAAGTTCAAATCCCAGTGGCACATATTTCATTCCgtacatttgcatgtgaaaattatcagtggcaaatttacagcaagtttgccatgaactctcaattttcgtaAGGGTGTTGTTTGCTGAGCTGAGGCCCATGCCTATGGCAACAGTGCTATCCAGAGGAGAGACTATCATATCTTAAAGGGAAGccaattgtttatttgtttaaccTTGGTGTACCCATGGAGAGTGTATACAAAACACATTTACTTTTGGAGCTGATTAAGTCCAGAAtcaactttatgctgctttaacaAATTTTAGGTAAACTATGCTTGCCTAGAGGAAGCCAAATTAGCTCTTGTGGTTGTCAACAGTTTGACAGAAAACCAGAACAAAATGTTGTAATGGACAACTGTGGGGTTCCATAACCACCACAACTCTTAGTCCAAAGTGTTCCAAAActcaacaatatttttttttgtttaaacagtttatttaaaagTCACTGTCCCTTCAAAATCTCCCTGAATATCCAAAAATAGAATTCAATAGTTGTGCGTTACACATAAGCAAAGCATATTGCTAAATAAAGAGAAACCATAAAAACAATTCCACATGCCGCAATGAACACAGACAAATAGCTTGCTTCTCAGGTGGTTATCTTTCAAGCTAACAATGTTCAGTACTTACTGCAACTTGACAACAATACATTAAAAATCAGACAAACTTTGGCATAACCTTTATGTCCCAACAGGTaaaacttttgtttaaaaaaaaaaaaaaaagaataatacaaTCGCAAAAGCACTTAATTTACACTACAATCAACTGGATAACTACCTTACCTAAGTAATGGAAATTCCTTTTCATTTCAACCAGACATTCTGTCTTTTCCTAGtgggagatgctgtacaaaaataACTGATATTTGCATTTCCAGGAGTGACAGTTGCCATAAGAAATGGCAAACTGTTGGAgtggataagtgaataaaaatgttgAAATGCTAATATTGAAAGACTGGAGAGGAGAACAAATGTAACTGAGTTTGTAACTGCTGTAAACAGAGAGCTGGTTATCCCTTTTAATTAGGGCCACTGATCTGGTGGTCACTGGAGGCAAAGACATAGTGAGCTTGAATGAACACtgcattcttttatcattttagtCCTCAGTGGATATAGAGCAATCTCGTGTCGACATGCTGCCTGAAACCAGTTGGTGCAGCTACTGTTTTAGGACTGGGTGGCTTGGAGCAGGGTATTTAACATCAGACGATTATGAACTGAGATATAAGGCATGTGATCGATATGAATAAATCCCTTTATAGAGGGTGGAGAGGGTATTAGTTTTATATTCTAAATATTCTGAAGCTTCATGGCTTCCTTGGGCCAGCTGTATGAATCCAGGGTAAAGGAGTCGTAGTCAGAGTTGTAGACTTGGGACAAAACAAACGCCTCTTTATCTTTGGGTTCAGGGTAAAATGAGGCAATGCCCTGCTTGTAGGCATAGTCTACAATCTGAAAGAAAAGATGGTTTGAAAGGAAAGGGAAAAAACACAGTTAATAGAATACCACTGAAAAGATACAAGCATAAAAAGCATATTCCTTTACCATCATATCCATTACTTGATCGGACAGCTCTTACAACCCACTTCACTAAATTAATTAATCTCAGTTTTTCGTTATGATTCATGTGAAGAATCTGGGCAATCTGTAACTGACCTTTatataaaaccaataaaaaacagctgatcacaattttttttaccATGGACTCATTTCACATTTTTTCAAGGATGCCGAAAAGTAGACTTGATAAAGAAGACTTCATATGTGTATGGGAACAGTTACTGACCTTAACAGCAATTTTGAAGGACACTTCTCTGATGGTGTTCAGGGGGGGGTACAGTCTACCCTCAGCCAGATGCTCCTCAGTAACCATGTCGGCTATCGCCTGAAAGAGAAATCAGAAGTGCCGTCATATAAGCTGTTCAGctcttaataatttggtatctttggttTCACACTGTAAATACATCTGTGGTCAAGGTGTTTTGTGTTGAAGCACACAgtcatatttactgtacattactgTTACTGTGAGATCGCATTTACCTCTGCTGTGGTAAGGAAAATATCATCCGAGATATGGCGAACACCACAGGCGATGACTCCCAATGCCACTCCAGGGAAAACATAGGCATTGTTTCCCTGGCCTGGGTAGAAGGTGCGTCCATCTGCCAAAGTCACCTTTTTAAAGGGGCTTCCGCTGGCAAATATGCCCCTTCCCTGTGATACACACATACCCATTTAGAGTGTTAAGACCAGTTTGatactagtctcagcctcagacggcatgCCCACAGTCCGTGCACACTCCGTGAtgcacacaaaattggaaaacACTTTCTCGAACCACTCagcgcaaatctgattggcttGTTTGATGGAACATCTGCAAGTAACATAGGACTTTCATCACTCCACCAGGAAACAGAATCATGTTAAGAAGTTTCTGCGTTGACACAATGGCTGTTTTTGAGAGCAAAATAATCACCGGATTTGTCCAAGTTTGTCAGGTTAGTGACACTGAATCTTTAAAAGTTATTTCGAGTTTCGTTTGAGGCACATCCTGTTGCAGAAAGTAAAgcagatatccatgagcagagctgcattttaTGCTTTCTTTACTTAGTTATGTCTATGAAATACTATGTGATGAGGATTTCTGTGCTTTACTTAGACTCTGTACACATTTTCCGCTATTTTCCTGTGTGTTTTCCAAGCAATCACTTGCAGAGACTCACGcgccattatataaattaaatctTTCCCCATGATGCTCTTTTATTATGGAAGGACATATCTCTGATAACCCTAATAGCATCTGACGACTAAACCAGCTGTGATTAaccactttacatgtcagttagaggGCTTTTCCTATCTAACTGGGCAGTTCTTGGTCAATTGAAGCTGCTATTGATCCTAGACCTTTGCCATTTTATTCAAAGGTTTAGCTACACGAGACTAGCTTAAAACTGCTACATGGCAAGTTCAGTCTGTTCCTGAAAGGACAGTGTTGGTCAACGCCCCTTTCAAAAGCACtttatagttttttttagttttttattggtGTTTATTACCTCCGTGAGCTGGTAGCACTGCTCTGCTGTGCACTCAGCTTTGCTTGTGGGATTGCTGAGGGCAAAAATGATAGGCCGTTCATTGAAAGAGGCCATGTTCTTGATTATCTTTTCTGTGAAAGCACCTCCTATCGCAGCCACACCTGTGGATAGGATCATAGACACCAAACTTTATACCAAAAACTAACAGCATGAAATAATTGCATTTGGGATAAGAACAACATGAAATACATTACATCTACCAGTAATACAAATATTTCATAACATGTCTGTggactttttaaaatatatacactggcggccaaaagtttggaataatgtacagattttgctcttatggaaagaagttggtacttttatccaccaaagtgtcattcaactgatcacaatgcatcgtcaggacattaataacgggaaaaatgactattacaatttgaaaagaatgttcagaacttcttaaactacttcaaagtgttctcatcaaaaaaatcctccatgtgcagcaatgacaactttgcagatcctttgcattctagctgtcagtttgtccagatactcaggtaacatttcaccccacatctttttgattttctgtttcaaaagtggctttttctttgcaattcttcccataaggcctgcgcccctgagccttctctttactgttgaatgaaactggtgttgagcgggtagaattcaatgaagctgtcagctgaggacatgtgaggtgtctatttctcaaactagagactctgatgtacttatcatcttgtttagttgtacatctggccttccacatctctttctgtccttgttagagccagttgtcctttgtctttgaagactgtaatgtacacctttgaatgaaatcttcagttttttggcaatttcaagcattgtatagccttcattcctcataacaatgattgactgacaagtttctagagaaagctgtttcttttttgccatttttgacctaatactgaccttaagacatgccagtctactgcatactgtggcaactcaaaaacaaacacaaagacaatgttaatcttcatttaacaaatcaaatagctttcaactgtgtttgatataatggcaagtgattttctagtaacaaattagcaatttatcatgattactcaaggataaggtgttggagtgatgtctgCTGAAAATGGGACCTGTctctcaaaaatgacttttttcaaatagtgatggggctgttttttacatcagtaatgtcctgactatactttgtgatcagttgaatggcactttggtgaattaaagtaccaatttccttccaaaacagctaaatctgtacattattccaaacatttggccgccagagtatatatgaatatataagaGAAAGCATATATGGTGGAGCCATTTATGTAGTGATGGCAAAATTAAGCTTTCTGAAGCAATGGGGTTTTCATTCCAAAACTATTGAAATTGGGTTCATTTCTCGAAGCTTCTGAACAAGGTCAATATACTGCCAtctgttggttaaaaaaaattaagcacaCCTAGTAAGCTGCTGTGGCTGACAACATTTTGAAgcaataaaagttattataaattaatatgtcgtttttgtgttttgttcggtaaaataagtgtttataaataaaCAAGTAATAACCATATGGAGCCTTTGAGGCCGAGTAGCTTGCCATGAACAATTTCaagcacctttctcccattgcaAGTTTTTGACCCTGTAAATGTGTCCTGATACAGGAAAATGTGAATAGCATGAGAAGCGGAAATGTGCAAGGAAATGTGTTGGAATATGGAAAACATGAAGTTGAACTGTGATGGTTTGTGTTTAATTCTCTTTCGATTCAAttaaaaatagacattattttaagtCTATTCTCTGACTCTCTCAACAGGTGTTAAATACTTCCTCACACGTGATCTAAGATCATCTCTGGCTCTAATGGCCTTCTTTTGCCTTcacttattcattttaaatgctcCTGTTGCATGACAAATCAATGAAGTACCAATGtttcatgtagtctctcaatttatGAGGTCTTAAAGCAGAATgcctaataattataaaagaattagctaaatgcttttaaaaatagtttatagCAAGTTACACCGCAAGACATGACATATTTCCAGAAATATTTCATTTCAACTACTTGCATACAGACTGGGATTTAactgcagtgtgtatgtggcctgAGGTAGTCATTACCAATGATAGCTGTGGGCTTGATGGTTTCCACTACTTCCTCCAGAGTCTTTATGTGTGGATGCTCATGGGCAAATTCCTCCTTCTCATGGTTCACATGACCTCTGCCCTAAAGGGCACATTGGCACAAAAAAAGTCAGTTTTAGTATCACATTATTTAAAAGTGGAGGTGTTAAATTACAGTTAATGTCTTTAATTTACAGTATGCACTGAAATCTTTCATTAAGCCCACATAAATGTGTATATTCAGATGTCGAGTAGGAGGGGGGAAAAAACAGCTTGAAAGTTAGTGTGGGATTGATTGTTACCTTCACAATTAGGCCTTTGGAATCCACCATCCATATCCTCTTCACGGCCTCAGCATGAGATACACCCTCCTTGGCCATTGCCATGATAAGTAAGTGAGCAATTCCCAAGGCAGCCTGGTCACATGACAAACCAAGACCAATCACATCTGTGTTAATCGGGGAATAACTGAAGTAGGATGGCACAAGTAGCTTTcaaatgttttataatgtttgtttgtatttgctaATACACAGTAAAACATTGTAATAGCTCTGCACTGAATTTGCTTTACCTCTCCTGCTCCCTGAAATACAAACTTGTGGTCAGAGAGTTTATTCTTTGTGATCTTCAGAGCACCAAGGACCCCAGCAACAGCAACTGAAGCTGTGCCTGAATAAGGCAGAGGAACAGAGAAGGCAAAACACTGTTAAcacttcacccaaaatgaaaattctcttatcatttactcaccctcatgccatctcagatgtgttactttcttctgcagaacaagaaagatttttagaagaatatctctgctctataGGGCAATAAAATGCAGGTCAATAGGGTCCAACACTTTcgagctctaaaaagcacataaaggcagcataaaagtaacccaatggtttaatccatttcttctgaagtgatccagtcggttttggatgagaacagaccaaaatgtaactcactttcactgtacatcttgccattgcagtctctaggcacgatcatgatttcaagctcgaataCACTTCCTAGTGTGATATAGATGGCGCTATTGgaagtataatcaagcttgaaatcgtgatcaCCAAAGAGactgttgatgtcaagatttatagtgaaaattgagtgacattttggtctgttctcccccaaaaccgattggatcactttagaagacccGGTttacaccactggagtcttatggattacttttatgctgcctttgtgctttttggagcttaaaagttttggaccacaatcatttgcattgtatggacctacagagctgagatattattctaaaatctttgtttgtggtttgcagaagaatgaaagtcatacatatctgggatggcatgagggtaagttaaTAATGAGAACAGAGCTTTGACAAAGATGCAACTCCCCTATTTGATGTAGTCTTTAAATGAAATGTATGCGTGTAGCACTACAGTCTGATATTGTAATGTGCACACTTACCTTGGATGTCATCATTAAAAGTGCAGAAACGGTTGCGGTACTTATTGAGAATACGGAAGGCATTGCTGTTGGCAAAATCTTCAAACTGAATGAGACAATTCATCCCGTACctgaaacaaaatatataaatgaactggattttaatgcattttaccaTTTCACACActtgaagctgaagtgtgtaattctgcACCCATAGCAGCACTgaacagaattgtaaaaataatgactgtatCAAAACAAGTTTCAAACACTTATGTctgccattaataataataaaaataaaaaaaaaggtagtcctgctccaaactcaccattggttgagccaatgctgtTCTGTCGGACCCATTCTGCCACtcaaactaacagatttcaattCTGTTtagtgccactagtggtgcagaaattacacactgcacctttaagaacgTTTCACGTACTTGTCAGTGATGGCTTGCATGAACTCATCTATGAGGTCATCATATTCTTTGCCCCTGACTCTTTTGTGCTTTAAGCCAATGTACAAGGGGTCATCCAAAAGGGTCTgagcaaaaacaaatacaaaatgtaacCACAGGGTTAAAAACAGGGACAACAAATTTTGTAAAACTTACTAACCCTGTGAACAAAGTAGTAAAATCTTATATTAAACTTGTCATCGTATAACAATTCTGTTGTTATACCTGATTATCAGTGCCCACATCTAGCAGTACAGGCAGGCACTGCTGGGGTGGCACTCCTCCACATGCTGTGTACAGAGCCAGCTTGCCTACTGGGATGCCCATTCCATAACTGCCCAGGTCTCCTAATCCCAGAATTCTCTCTCCATCCGTCACCACTATGGCCTATTAATGCACATTTAATGAAACGTTCATCTAGTGGCACCGAATGACACCATGGCtatttaacactctctacataCCTTAATGTTCTCTTCCGACCATGAGTTTAGCATGGTGGCGATGTGGCCTTTGTCATGTATAGTGATAAACAGTCCTCTATGGGAAAAACAAAATTTAGAACCACACAGAGTCATACAATTCAcatgacttgagtggtttaatccatgtcttctgaaccaATACGATAAATGTTGGGGATgtatgagttacattttggccagtttctcacctaaaaccgattGTATCCCTTCAAAAGAAATGGTTTAAACCACTCCTGTCGAatggattatctttatgctgcctttatatccgtTTTGAATCTTTGAAATTTTGGACCCCATGGACATGGATTTCAACACATCCTATGTCCTTCAAAAAAAACCTTCGtttttagaaagaaagtcatacgagtttgagatggcataagggtgagtaaattatgagagaattatcaattttgggtgaactattcctttaaaaaaaactggTTGGACTGGTATGAGTGTTTATACAGTAAAAGCTGATTCAGGGTTGGTTTGGCTAAACAAGTTGCCCCAGGTGCAAAGCAGGCATTTATCTCACCTTGGTCTTCTGAATGCAAGG
Coding sequences within it:
- the LOC127446732 gene encoding NADP-dependent malic enzyme-like, with translation MNSLSGKSMLSLCRVFSGAQSAALIGAVRVCHSGVSSKGSVFTKKRGYDIIRNPHLNKGMAFTLEERLQLGIHGLLPPCFLSQDVQVLRVMKSYETRSNPLDKYILLMTLQDRNEKLFYRVLTSDIEEFMPIVYTPTVGLACQQYGLAFRRPRGLFITIHDKGHIATMLNSWSEENIKAIVVTDGERILGLGDLGSYGMGIPVGKLALYTACGGVPPQQCLPVLLDVGTDNQTLLDDPLYIGLKHKRVRGKEYDDLIDEFMQAITDKYGMNCLIQFEDFANSNAFRILNKYRNRFCTFNDDIQGTASVAVAGVLGALKITKNKLSDHKFVFQGAGEAALGIAHLLIMAMAKEGVSHAEAVKRIWMVDSKGLIVKGRGHVNHEKEEFAHEHPHIKTLEEVVETIKPTAIIGVAAIGGAFTEKIIKNMASFNERPIIFALSNPTSKAECTAEQCYQLTEGRGIFASGSPFKKVTLADGRTFYPGQGNNAYVFPGVALGVIACGVRHISDDIFLTTAEAIADMVTEEHLAEGRLYPPLNTIREVSFKIAVKIVDYAYKQGIASFYPEPKDKEAFVLSQVYNSDYDSFTLDSYSWPKEAMKLQNI